From a single Sinorhizobium sp. RAC02 genomic region:
- a CDS encoding DUF2125 domain-containing protein — MASSSHAETSGVTRKLVRLAIAVVLFIALYTGAWFYAASWLKDTLNQQLAASAQGMHSVSCSNLSVRGFPFRIGLFCDSVGVDDRPSGLSATFGAIRSAAQVYRPGHGVIEIDGPAQVRVTPDLVFDVDWDRMRASAAAWTNGLDRASIAYDGLKGRLNVPSEAVSIGIAATHGEKHIRQSGEALDIAASFDALSLDLGDRVLPPLDVTADLTIADAAKWVSAEGPPADVPLGASVELRRLSLDLGDGKVATLSGPLKVGDDGYVSGTLDLDIAGITVWRDRISEAFPEIAETAAQVAQVIQGLSTGGDRAVVKLNVQDGTVYLGLFPIAFIPPF; from the coding sequence CTTCATCGCGCTCTATACGGGTGCATGGTTCTATGCCGCAAGCTGGTTGAAGGACACACTCAACCAGCAGCTTGCCGCATCCGCGCAGGGCATGCATTCCGTTTCCTGCAGCAACCTTTCCGTCCGCGGCTTTCCGTTCCGCATCGGCCTCTTCTGCGATTCGGTCGGTGTCGATGATCGTCCCTCCGGGCTGTCGGCGACCTTCGGAGCGATTCGCTCTGCCGCGCAGGTCTACCGGCCGGGTCATGGCGTCATCGAGATTGATGGGCCGGCGCAGGTGCGCGTCACGCCGGATCTCGTCTTCGACGTCGACTGGGATCGGATGCGCGCCAGCGCCGCCGCCTGGACGAACGGCCTCGACCGGGCGTCGATCGCCTATGACGGGCTGAAGGGCCGGCTCAATGTGCCGTCGGAAGCTGTCTCGATCGGCATTGCCGCGACGCATGGCGAAAAACATATCCGCCAGTCGGGCGAAGCGCTCGACATTGCCGCGTCGTTCGATGCGCTGTCGCTCGATCTCGGCGATCGGGTGCTGCCACCGCTCGATGTCACCGCCGACCTGACGATTGCGGATGCGGCCAAATGGGTTTCGGCCGAGGGGCCGCCGGCCGACGTGCCGCTCGGGGCAAGCGTGGAGCTGCGCCGTCTGTCGCTCGATCTCGGCGACGGCAAGGTCGCGACGCTGTCCGGCCCGCTCAAGGTGGGGGATGACGGCTATGTGTCCGGAACGCTCGACCTCGACATTGCCGGCATCACGGTCTGGCGCGATCGCATTTCCGAGGCCTTTCCGGAAATCGCGGAGACGGCGGCGCAGGTTGCGCAGGTCATCCAGGGCTTGTCGACGGGCGGGGATCGTGCCGTGGTGAAGCTGAACGTTCAGGACGGAACCGTCTATCTCGGCCTCTTCCCGATCGCCTTCATCCCGCCGTTCTAA
- a CDS encoding prephenate/arogenate dehydrogenase family protein: protein MTDGHFDKIALIGIGLIGSSIARAVKAKGLAKNVTISSRSQETLDRARELDLGTDYVHDGGAAVEGADLVIVSVPVGASGKVAEEIAPHLKPGAIVTDVGSTKASVVAQMLPHMPKNVHFIPGHPLAGTEHSGPDAGFAELFQGRWCILTPVHGTDKEAKRKLAAFWEALGSKVDEMGTEHHDKVLAIVSHLPHIIAYNIVGTADDLETVTESEVIKYSASGFRDFTRLAASDPTMWRDVCLHNKDAILEMLARFSEDLAYLQRAIRWGDGEKLFDLFTRTRAIRRSIIDAGQDTAAPNFGRPSADKKDQA, encoded by the coding sequence ATGACGGACGGACATTTCGACAAGATCGCGCTGATCGGTATCGGCCTCATCGGCTCCTCCATCGCCCGTGCGGTCAAGGCAAAAGGCCTCGCCAAAAACGTCACCATTTCCAGCCGCAGCCAGGAGACGCTCGACCGCGCCCGCGAACTGGATCTCGGCACGGACTATGTGCACGATGGCGGCGCGGCCGTCGAAGGGGCAGACCTCGTCATCGTCTCGGTGCCCGTCGGCGCCTCGGGCAAGGTGGCGGAGGAGATCGCGCCGCACCTCAAGCCCGGCGCCATCGTCACCGACGTCGGCTCGACCAAGGCATCGGTCGTGGCACAGATGCTGCCGCATATGCCGAAAAACGTGCATTTCATCCCCGGCCACCCGCTGGCGGGAACGGAGCATTCCGGCCCGGATGCCGGTTTCGCCGAACTCTTCCAGGGCCGCTGGTGCATCCTCACCCCGGTGCACGGCACCGACAAGGAAGCCAAGCGCAAGCTCGCCGCCTTCTGGGAGGCGCTCGGCTCGAAGGTCGACGAGATGGGTACGGAGCACCACGACAAGGTGCTCGCCATCGTCTCCCACCTGCCGCACATCATCGCCTACAACATCGTCGGCACGGCAGATGACCTGGAGACGGTGACGGAATCGGAAGTGATCAAGTACTCCGCCTCGGGTTTCCGCGATTTCACGCGCCTTGCCGCCTCGGATCCGACCATGTGGCGCGACGTCTGCCTGCACAACAAGGATGCCATCCTGGAAATGCTGGCGCGCTTTTCCGAAGACCTCGCCTATCTCCAGCGCGCCATCCGCTGGGGTGATGGTGAAAAGCTGTTCGACCTCTTCACCCGCACCCGCGCCATCCGCCGCTCGATCATCGATGCCGGCCAGGATACCGCAGCGCCGAACTTCGGCCGCCCCTCCGCCGACAAGAAAGATCAGGCTTAG
- a CDS encoding class I SAM-dependent methyltransferase: protein MHADIVDLREFYHSPLGRLADHSIAMALTSLWARLPDERLVGLGYAVPYLERFRADTERTFAFMPAGQGAVNWPPSELSSTALVFDEELPLPDAAVDRVLMVHSLEFAENPRETMKELWRVLAPGGRLVIVVPNRRGVWARMEHTPFGSGRPYSRRQLTALLRETNFTPGASAEALFFPPSKLRSVQKLRGAFERLGRMLWPMFSGVIIVEAQKRLYQGLPVAARASRRVFVPVLAPQGVPTTRERAPR from the coding sequence ATGCATGCCGATATCGTCGACCTCCGCGAATTCTACCACTCCCCGCTTGGCCGCCTCGCCGATCATTCGATCGCCATGGCGCTCACCTCGCTTTGGGCGCGCCTGCCGGATGAGCGGCTGGTCGGGCTCGGTTATGCCGTGCCCTATCTCGAGCGGTTTCGCGCAGACACCGAGCGCACCTTCGCCTTCATGCCGGCCGGCCAGGGCGCCGTGAACTGGCCGCCGAGCGAGCTGTCCTCGACGGCGCTGGTCTTCGACGAGGAACTGCCGCTGCCGGACGCCGCCGTCGATCGCGTGCTGATGGTGCACTCGCTGGAATTTGCCGAAAATCCGCGCGAGACGATGAAGGAACTGTGGCGCGTATTGGCGCCGGGCGGCCGCCTCGTCATCGTCGTGCCGAACCGGCGCGGCGTGTGGGCGCGCATGGAGCACACGCCCTTCGGGTCCGGCCGACCCTACTCCCGCCGCCAGCTGACCGCGCTGCTGCGCGAGACCAATTTCACGCCCGGTGCCAGCGCGGAAGCCCTGTTCTTCCCGCCCTCGAAACTGCGCAGCGTGCAGAAGCTGCGCGGCGCCTTCGAGCGGCTGGGGCGCATGCTCTGGCCGATGTTTTCCGGCGTCATCATCGTGGAAGCGCAGAAGCGGCTCTATCAGGGCCTGCCGGTCGCGGCCCGTGCCTCGCGGCGCGTCTTCGTGCCGGTGCTGGCCCCACAGGGCGTGCCGACGACCCGCGAGCGCGCGCCGCGCTGA
- the gloB gene encoding hydroxyacylglutathione hydrolase: MTPLEIDLFACRSDNFGVLLHDPVTGATASIDAPEEGPILDALARRGWTLSHIFTTHHHNDHIEANLALKARFGATIIGPAREAPRIPGIDRKVDGGDSFEFAGRRVEVILTPGHTLGHICFHLPDDKLLFAADTLFALGCGRLFEGTPAQMWESLSKLAALPDETTVYFGHEYTLSNARFAKTIDPDNAALLTRVAEIEALRVAEAFTAPTTIGLEKATNPFLRAADPAIRHHLGMEKASDAEVFTEIRARKDRF; encoded by the coding sequence ATGACCCCGCTGGAAATCGACCTTTTTGCCTGCCGCAGCGACAATTTCGGCGTGCTGCTGCACGATCCCGTGACGGGTGCCACCGCGAGTATAGATGCGCCGGAGGAAGGGCCGATCCTCGATGCACTCGCCCGCAGGGGCTGGACGCTCAGCCACATTTTCACGACGCATCACCACAACGACCATATCGAAGCGAATCTCGCGCTAAAGGCGCGTTTTGGCGCCACGATCATCGGGCCGGCGCGCGAGGCGCCGCGTATTCCTGGCATCGACCGGAAAGTGGATGGCGGCGACAGCTTTGAATTCGCCGGGCGCCGTGTCGAGGTCATCCTGACGCCTGGCCATACGTTGGGGCATATCTGCTTTCACCTGCCCGACGACAAATTGCTGTTTGCCGCCGATACGCTTTTTGCGCTCGGCTGCGGCCGGCTGTTCGAGGGTACGCCGGCGCAGATGTGGGAGTCGCTATCGAAACTTGCCGCGCTGCCGGATGAAACCACCGTCTATTTCGGGCACGAATACACGCTCTCGAATGCCCGGTTTGCCAAAACCATCGACCCGGACAATGCGGCGCTTCTGACGCGGGTCGCGGAGATCGAGGCCTTGCGGGTGGCAGAGGCTTTCACGGCGCCCACGACGATCGGGCTGGAGAAAGCGACGAACCCGTTCCTGCGCGCTGCCGATCCGGCCATCCGCCACCATCTCGGCATGGAAAAGGCGAGCGATGCGGAGGTTTTTACCGAGATCCGCGCACGCAAGGACAGGTTCTGA
- a CDS encoding cupin domain-containing protein, whose protein sequence is MTPAEIIATLGMERHPEGGWYVQTFRDVDGGERGHSTAIYYLLEKGERSHWHRVRDAVEIWHHYAGGPLALSLSDGKRSADVQVLGPHLAAGERPQLIVPANWWQSAEPLGDWTLVGCTVSPGFVFSSFEMAPPGWAPGV, encoded by the coding sequence ATGACGCCGGCGGAGATCATCGCGACACTCGGCATGGAGCGCCATCCGGAGGGTGGCTGGTACGTGCAGACATTCCGGGATGTCGATGGCGGGGAGCGCGGGCATTCGACGGCGATCTACTATCTCTTGGAGAAGGGCGAGCGCTCGCACTGGCACCGGGTGCGGGATGCCGTCGAGATCTGGCACCACTATGCCGGCGGGCCGCTGGCGTTGTCGCTGAGCGACGGCAAGAGGTCGGCGGACGTGCAGGTGCTGGGACCGCATCTTGCCGCGGGCGAGCGCCCGCAGCTGATCGTGCCGGCCAACTGGTGGCAATCGGCCGAGCCGCTTGGCGATTGGACATTGGTCGGCTGCACGGTCTCGCCCGGCTTCGTCTTCTCGTCCTTCGAGATGGCACCGCCCGGCTGGGCGCCGGGCGTCTAG
- a CDS encoding EamA family transporter yields MKTRATLIGFSAILMWSLLALFTAASGKMPPFQLSAVCFLIGSLPGLIVLAARPERMRLLRQPAKVWVTGILGLFGYHFLYFTALRNAPAVEAGLIAYLWPLLIVVGSALLPGETLKWNHVVGAFLGLGGTVLIVGRNGFAFDEAYLVGYGAAFLCAFTWSGYSLLTRRFEAVSTDVVTGFCLATAILSLLCHLMLETTVWPQTNFEWLAVAGLGLLPVGAAFYAWDFGVKNGDIQILGAASYAAPLLSTLVLILSGFAEPSWRIGLACLLVTGGAVLAAKDMILRRRAATA; encoded by the coding sequence TTGAAGACGCGCGCAACCCTGATTGGTTTTTCGGCGATCCTGATGTGGTCGCTGCTCGCGCTCTTCACCGCGGCCTCCGGCAAGATGCCGCCCTTCCAGCTTTCCGCCGTCTGCTTCCTGATCGGCAGCCTGCCCGGCCTGATCGTTCTTGCCGCGCGCCCGGAGCGCATGCGCCTTCTCCGGCAACCGGCCAAGGTCTGGGTCACCGGCATTCTCGGCCTGTTCGGCTATCACTTCCTCTATTTCACCGCGCTCAGAAACGCCCCGGCTGTCGAGGCGGGTCTCATCGCCTATCTCTGGCCGTTGCTCATCGTCGTCGGCTCCGCACTGCTGCCGGGTGAGACCTTGAAGTGGAACCATGTCGTCGGCGCCTTCCTCGGCCTCGGCGGCACAGTGCTGATCGTCGGCCGCAACGGCTTTGCCTTCGACGAAGCCTATCTGGTGGGCTATGGTGCGGCCTTCCTCTGCGCCTTTACCTGGTCGGGCTACTCACTGCTTACACGCCGCTTCGAGGCGGTCTCGACCGACGTGGTAACGGGCTTCTGCCTCGCCACCGCGATCCTCTCGCTGCTCTGCCACCTGATGCTGGAGACTACCGTCTGGCCGCAGACGAATTTCGAATGGCTCGCCGTCGCCGGCCTTGGCCTGCTGCCGGTCGGTGCTGCCTTCTATGCCTGGGATTTCGGTGTGAAGAACGGCGACATCCAGATTCTTGGCGCCGCAAGCTATGCCGCACCGCTGCTTTCGACACTGGTGCTGATCCTCAGCGGCTTTGCCGAGCCGTCCTGGCGCATCGGCCTTGCCTGCCTGCTGGTCACCGGCGGCGCGGTGCTCGCCGCCAAGGACATGATCCTGCGCCGGCGTGCCGCGACCGCCTGA
- a CDS encoding DUF3108 domain-containing protein produces the protein MNGRGWIAGALMSLALVVSAAPLSSAEIEHRTDYSIRLSGLPVATATFRSAFNGDRYTISGSMQSAGLADIFSSTKGTTSVSGIVSRGRLHATSYSVNYKSGKRSRAIDVTFRNGNVITASMVPPRRKPKNWVPVSNADMRAVLDPISGLIIPEGSRICPKTLPIFDGESRLDLKLTSKGTKSYSTKGFEGEAVVCGIRFVPKSGYRKGRDDVEYLRKLNTMEIWFAKADGANVYAPVYVQIPTRLGPVTVSATRFGG, from the coding sequence ATGAACGGGCGGGGTTGGATTGCTGGCGCTTTGATGTCGCTTGCCCTTGTGGTCAGCGCGGCACCGCTTTCGTCGGCCGAAATCGAGCACCGCACGGACTACAGTATCCGCCTCTCCGGCCTGCCGGTCGCCACCGCGACCTTCCGCTCGGCCTTCAACGGCGACCGCTACACGATTTCCGGCAGCATGCAATCGGCGGGCCTTGCCGACATCTTTTCCAGCACCAAGGGCACGACATCGGTTTCCGGCATCGTCAGCCGCGGCCGGCTGCACGCAACCAGCTATTCGGTGAATTACAAGAGCGGCAAGCGCAGCCGCGCCATAGACGTCACCTTCCGCAACGGCAACGTCATCACGGCCAGCATGGTGCCGCCGCGTCGCAAGCCGAAGAACTGGGTCCCCGTCTCCAACGCCGACATGCGCGCGGTGCTCGACCCGATCTCCGGCCTGATCATTCCGGAGGGCAGCCGCATCTGCCCGAAGACGCTGCCGATCTTCGACGGCGAATCGCGCCTCGACCTGAAGCTGACCTCCAAGGGCACCAAGTCCTATTCCACCAAGGGATTCGAGGGCGAGGCCGTCGTCTGCGGCATCCGCTTCGTGCCGAAGTCCGGCTACCGCAAGGGCCGCGACGACGTGGAATATCTGCGCAAGCTGAACACGATGGAAATCTGGTTTGCCAAGGCCGACGGGGCAAATGTATATGCTCCGGTCTATGTACAGATTCCGACCAGGCTCGGACCTGTCACCGTCTCGGCCACGCGCTTCGGCGGCTGA
- the rpmB gene encoding 50S ribosomal protein L28, with amino-acid sequence MSRSCELTGKGVQSGNNVSHANNKTKRKFLPNLCNVTLISDALGQRYRLRVSAAALRSVEHRGGLDAFLLKASENELSMRARLLRRQIAKKTAAAAVAA; translated from the coding sequence ATGTCCCGTAGTTGCGAATTGACCGGCAAGGGCGTCCAGTCGGGCAACAATGTGAGCCACGCAAACAACAAGACGAAGCGCAAGTTCCTGCCGAACCTGTGCAATGTCACGCTGATTTCCGACGCCCTCGGCCAGCGTTACCGTCTTCGCGTTTCTGCTGCGGCCCTGCGCTCCGTCGAGCACCGCGGTGGCCTCGATGCCTTCCTGCTGAAGGCCAGCGAGAACGAACTGTCGATGCGCGCTCGTCTGCTGCGCCGCCAGATCGCCAAGAAGACCGCTGCCGCTGCAGTTGCTGCCTGA
- a CDS encoding VUT family protein, translated as MQANRITFFYVLLMTAVVVASNVLVQYPLSGTLLGINLGDLLTYGAFTYPVAFLITDLTNRQFGPRIARRVVVAGFLVAVVFSFAVASPRIAIASGSAFLLGQLLDISVFNQLRRQTWWRAPLIASLFGSALDTVIFFSFAFAPAFAAFGPNDAFAIEWAPVLGVLTAEAPRWISWALGDFSVKVLVGFVMLLPYGALMSKLKPMPGVEKTV; from the coding sequence ATGCAAGCGAACCGCATTACGTTTTTCTATGTTCTCCTGATGACGGCTGTCGTCGTCGCCTCGAACGTGCTGGTGCAATACCCGCTTTCGGGTACGCTGCTGGGCATCAATCTCGGCGACCTCCTGACCTATGGTGCCTTCACCTATCCGGTCGCCTTCCTCATCACCGACCTCACCAACCGCCAGTTCGGCCCGCGCATCGCGCGCCGCGTCGTTGTCGCCGGTTTCCTGGTCGCTGTGGTCTTCTCCTTTGCCGTCGCCTCGCCGCGCATCGCGATTGCCTCGGGCTCGGCGTTCCTGCTCGGCCAGCTGCTCGACATCTCGGTCTTCAACCAGCTGCGCCGGCAGACCTGGTGGCGCGCGCCGCTGATCGCCTCGCTGTTCGGCTCGGCGCTCGACACGGTGATCTTCTTCTCCTTCGCCTTTGCGCCGGCCTTCGCCGCCTTCGGGCCGAACGATGCCTTCGCGATCGAATGGGCGCCGGTGCTGGGTGTTCTCACCGCGGAAGCCCCGCGCTGGATCTCGTGGGCGCTTGGTGACTTCTCCGTGAAGGTGCTGGTCGGCTTCGTCATGCTGCTGCCCTACGGCGCGCTGATGAGCAAGCTGAAGCCGATGCCGGGTGTCGAAAAGACCGTTTGA
- a CDS encoding esterase-like activity of phytase family protein: MWSLPALALSVVLALPLARPVAAEVIDLPVVNHAVSQFALGSDNSTFGKLEFLGGISYSSSNPLLGAVSAIRFREDHQSFVAVLDTGHWLTGRIERDAEGRLSGLADLKTRSMFNADGQDENVKYQMDAEGLAIGKGELLVSFEAVHRIDVYPDPGFLDAKPSRQLPLPFPRRELRSNRGMETLAMSPAAGPLGAVPVTVTERSLDADGNVLAAVLDGPLAGTFAVTRNDPWDITDGAFLPNGDLLLLERRFRLSDGVGMRIRRIDGTTIRPGAVVDGEVLIDANLSHQIDNMEGLDVVAVADDDIRIIVVSDDNHSILQRNLMLEFRLLKAK, encoded by the coding sequence GTGTGGAGCCTCCCGGCTCTCGCTCTCTCCGTGGTACTCGCGCTGCCGCTGGCCCGGCCCGTGGCGGCCGAGGTCATAGACCTGCCGGTCGTCAACCACGCCGTCTCGCAGTTCGCGCTGGGCTCTGACAACAGCACCTTCGGCAAGCTCGAATTTCTCGGCGGCATCAGCTATTCGTCGAGCAATCCGCTGCTCGGCGCCGTCTCGGCGATCCGCTTTCGCGAAGATCATCAAAGCTTCGTCGCCGTGCTCGATACCGGGCATTGGCTGACCGGCCGTATCGAACGCGATGCCGAAGGCCGGTTGAGCGGGCTTGCGGACCTGAAGACGCGCTCGATGTTCAACGCCGACGGCCAGGACGAGAACGTCAAGTACCAGATGGATGCCGAGGGCCTGGCGATCGGCAAGGGCGAGCTGCTCGTCAGTTTCGAGGCGGTTCACCGCATCGACGTCTATCCGGATCCGGGCTTCCTGGACGCCAAACCGTCGCGCCAGTTGCCGCTCCCCTTCCCCCGGCGTGAATTGCGCAGCAATCGCGGCATGGAGACGCTGGCCATGTCGCCGGCGGCCGGCCCGCTCGGCGCCGTGCCGGTGACGGTCACGGAGCGCAGCCTCGATGCCGACGGCAATGTGCTCGCCGCTGTGCTCGACGGCCCGCTGGCCGGCACCTTCGCCGTGACCCGCAACGACCCCTGGGACATCACCGACGGCGCCTTCCTGCCGAACGGCGACCTCCTGCTGCTGGAACGCCGCTTCCGGCTGTCGGATGGCGTCGGCATGCGCATCCGCCGGATCGACGGCACGACGATCCGCCCCGGTGCGGTGGTCGATGGCGAGGTGCTGATCGACGCCAATCTCAGCCACCAGATCGACAATATGGAAGGGCTGGACGTCGTGGCGGTGGCGGACGACGATATCCGCATCATCGTCGTGTCCGACGACAACCACTCGATTCTCCAGCGCAACCTGATGCTGGAATTCCGCTTGCTGAAGGCAAAATAA
- the cobT gene encoding cobaltochelatase subunit CobT, with product MAARGDNSKPRPGGVVDMEPFRRAVTGCVRAVSGDAEVEVTFANERPGMTGERIRLPELTKRPSPTEVAITRGLGDSMALRKACHDARIHATMSPQGADARAIFDAVEQARVEAIGSNRMQGMAQNLNVMLTEKYAKANFGAITRQADAPLEEAVALIVREKLTGQVPPASAGKVLDLWREFIEDKAAKDMAGLSAAINDQQAFSRVVRNMLASMNVAEQYGDDETEPDDSETPEDENQPRSDEQEDNESQEDAGDDSAPADENETSDEQMDEGEMDGAEISDDDLVEDDGDDTETPGEVRRPNHPFTDFNEKVDYTVFTEEFDEMILAEELCDEAELDRLRAFLDKQLAHLQGAVGRLANRLQRRLMAQQNRAWEFDLEEGYLDSARLQRIIIDPMQPLSFKREKDTTFRDTVVTLLIDNSGSMRGRPITVAATCADILARTLERCGVKVEILGFTTKAWKGGQSREKWLGSGKPQSPGRLNDLRHIVYKSADAPWRRARRNLGLMMREGLLKENIDGEALIWAHNRLLARPEQRRILMMISDGAPVDDSTLSVNPGNYLERHLRAVIDQIETRSPVELLAIGIGHDVTRYYRRAVTIVDADELAGAMTEQLASLFADEATSRRPAGRRRAG from the coding sequence ATGGCTGCTCGCGGAGACAATTCGAAGCCGAGGCCCGGCGGCGTGGTCGACATGGAGCCGTTCCGCCGTGCGGTAACGGGCTGCGTGCGCGCCGTCTCCGGTGATGCGGAGGTGGAGGTCACCTTCGCCAACGAGCGGCCCGGCATGACCGGCGAGCGCATTCGCCTGCCGGAACTGACCAAGCGCCCCTCGCCGACCGAAGTCGCGATCACCCGCGGCCTCGGCGACAGCATGGCCTTGCGCAAGGCCTGCCACGACGCCCGCATCCACGCGACCATGTCGCCGCAGGGTGCGGATGCGCGGGCGATCTTCGATGCCGTCGAGCAGGCGCGCGTGGAAGCCATCGGCTCCAACCGCATGCAGGGCATGGCGCAGAACCTCAACGTCATGCTGACGGAGAAATACGCCAAGGCCAATTTTGGCGCGATCACCCGACAGGCCGATGCGCCGCTCGAAGAGGCCGTCGCGCTGATCGTGCGCGAAAAACTGACGGGCCAGGTCCCGCCGGCCTCCGCCGGCAAGGTGCTCGATCTCTGGCGCGAGTTCATCGAGGACAAGGCCGCCAAGGACATGGCCGGGCTTTCCGCTGCCATCAACGACCAGCAGGCCTTCTCCCGCGTCGTGCGCAACATGCTCGCCTCGATGAACGTTGCCGAGCAGTACGGTGACGACGAGACCGAGCCGGACGATTCGGAAACACCCGAAGACGAAAACCAGCCGCGCAGCGACGAGCAGGAAGACAACGAAAGCCAGGAAGACGCAGGCGACGATTCGGCGCCCGCCGACGAAAACGAGACGTCCGACGAACAGATGGACGAGGGCGAGATGGACGGCGCGGAAATCTCCGACGACGATCTCGTCGAGGATGACGGCGACGATACGGAAACGCCCGGCGAAGTCCGACGCCCGAACCACCCTTTCACCGATTTCAACGAGAAGGTCGACTACACGGTCTTCACGGAAGAGTTCGATGAGATGATTCTTGCCGAAGAGCTCTGCGACGAAGCGGAACTCGACCGGCTGCGCGCCTTCCTCGACAAGCAGCTCGCCCATCTTCAGGGGGCAGTGGGTCGTCTGGCAAACCGCCTGCAGCGCCGCCTGATGGCGCAGCAGAACCGCGCCTGGGAATTCGACCTCGAAGAGGGTTACCTCGACAGCGCCCGCCTGCAACGCATCATCATCGATCCGATGCAGCCGCTCTCCTTCAAGCGCGAGAAGGACACGACCTTCCGCGACACGGTCGTGACGCTGCTGATCGACAATTCCGGCTCGATGCGCGGCCGGCCGATCACGGTCGCCGCCACCTGCGCCGATATTCTGGCACGCACGCTGGAGCGCTGCGGCGTGAAGGTCGAAATCCTCGGCTTCACCACCAAGGCGTGGAAGGGCGGCCAGTCGCGTGAAAAATGGCTCGGCAGCGGCAAGCCGCAATCGCCCGGCCGCCTCAACGACCTGCGCCACATCGTCTACAAGAGCGCCGATGCCCCGTGGCGCCGCGCGCGGCGCAATCTCGGCCTGATGATGCGCGAAGGCCTGCTCAAGGAAAACATCGACGGCGAAGCACTGATCTGGGCGCACAACCGCCTGCTCGCCCGCCCCGAGCAGCGCCGCATCCTGATGATGATCTCGGACGGTGCGCCGGTCGACGATTCGACGCTGTCGGTGAACCCCGGCAACTATCTGGAGCGGCACCTGCGCGCCGTGATCGACCAGATCGAGACGCGCTCGCCGGTCGAGCTTCTCGCCATCGGCATCGGCCATGACGTGACCCGCTACTACCGCCGCGCTGTCACCATCGTCGATGCGGACGAACTGGCCGGCGCCATGACCGAGCAGCTCGCCTCGCTCTTCGCCGACGAAGCGACCAGCCGACGCCCCGCCGGCCGCCGCCGTGCGGGCTGA
- the cobS gene encoding cobaltochelatase subunit CobS, producing the protein MSKMDLDISNLPDTTVSVREVFGIDTDLRVPAYSKADAYVPDLDPDYLFDRETTLAILAGFAHNRRVMVSGYHGTGKSTHIEQVAARLNWPCVRVNLDSHVSRIDLVGKDAIVVKDGLQVTEFKDGILPWAYQHNVALVFDEYDAGRPDVMFVIQRVLESAGRLTLLDQSRVIRPHPAFRLFATANTVGLGDTTGLYHGTQQINQAQMDRWSIVTTLNYLPHDHEVSIVAAKVKRLASGKDGRDTISRMVRVADLTRAAFINGDLSTVMSPRTVITWGENAEIFGDLAFAFRVTFLNKCDELERTLVAELYQRAFGVELKESAANIVLEATA; encoded by the coding sequence ATGAGCAAGATGGATCTCGATATTTCCAACCTCCCCGATACCACGGTATCCGTCCGGGAGGTTTTCGGCATTGATACGGACCTTCGCGTCCCCGCCTATTCCAAGGCGGACGCCTATGTGCCCGACCTCGACCCGGACTACCTGTTCGACCGGGAAACCACCCTCGCCATCCTGGCAGGCTTCGCGCATAACCGACGCGTCATGGTCTCCGGCTATCACGGCACGGGCAAGTCGACCCATATCGAGCAGGTCGCCGCCCGCCTCAACTGGCCCTGCGTGCGCGTCAACCTCGACAGCCATGTCAGCCGTATCGACCTCGTCGGCAAGGATGCCATCGTCGTCAAGGACGGCCTGCAGGTCACCGAATTCAAGGACGGCATCCTGCCCTGGGCCTACCAGCACAATGTCGCGCTCGTCTTCGACGAGTATGACGCCGGCCGCCCGGACGTGATGTTCGTCATCCAGCGCGTGCTGGAATCCGCCGGTCGCCTGACGCTGCTCGACCAGAGCCGCGTCATCCGCCCGCACCCCGCCTTCCGCCTGTTCGCCACCGCCAACACGGTCGGCCTCGGCGATACGACAGGCCTCTACCACGGCACGCAGCAGATCAACCAGGCGCAGATGGACCGCTGGTCGATCGTCACCACGCTGAACTACCTGCCGCATGACCACGAAGTCAGCATCGTCGCCGCCAAGGTGAAGCGTCTCGCCTCTGGCAAGGACGGCCGCGACACGATCTCGCGCATGGTGCGCGTCGCCGATCTCACCCGCGCCGCCTTCATCAACGGCGATCTTTCGACCGTGATGAGCCCGCGTACGGTCATCACCTGGGGTGAAAATGCCGAGATCTTCGGCGATCTCGCCTTCGCCTTCCGCGTCACCTTCCTCAACAAGTGCGACGAACTGGAACGCACGCTGGTTGCCGAGCTGTACCAGCGCGCCTTCGGCGTCGAGCTGAAGGAAAGTGCCGCCAACATCGTGCTTGAGGCGACGGCCTGA